The following coding sequences lie in one Girardinichthys multiradiatus isolate DD_20200921_A chromosome 13, DD_fGirMul_XY1, whole genome shotgun sequence genomic window:
- the topaz1 gene encoding uncharacterized protein topaz1 isoform X2 has translation MPSPLKVAARKATGRHKLCKSSTHGGCSFRPGRSKGMFSSIGGRDGQSSVKAEPGGRNRGSAAALGGQVSAGTPPEPRRPSNFIPNTHLNPSGLACSNKCLRRSECQYSSPQQKNLGNQVPKSSSPVSASSPAGYKVYAKCDVSSDNCGYILPGDLKNKKMRCFKQEMEAGFRIWPSCSGHNEHDGEQGAEVKNSTSISSVQSVNSICQAESLTEQHKHPEEGTDPEALTNPSKRLYNGWMDVDTTALTSVLKDKHTDEQEIRTGVLDQDHPEVPGLGSGLIGSDICRDKRIKLGDGAECSRACSFVLREIGVISKPDLPGHPTETNMQHMSPDLFSESDEDNTDEPESFTCQRVKPYFRKLPGSCARTYMAWPFSNSQPRCKADASVPAFSGTSAGLSPRSTSDSITENQDLPTLSTGENYNKLSDASLVKQVNSSRENRKVSESVQTNRKTAELSVQSEGSVAHLRSNSVSFTGSGQHGKESAIETGSSSTFPFSCSETGSSTSTTTHSVLSLSAWETGSALSNLSDPSTHDAPRSLSGKLSSVPPSSFLSRKIINPDPDHSLVSSISLRQNLKKNNECLLKRSPPMLEPFDASPFKTNCFLLCNITRDKHVDTESGEFLLPPVLSPVTSPYRRIVGRALFQSLSSSEHTWKALNKDKTPPEFYLAQVVKGNIETSRNFPEHPRKEVESDIIYLSTPTDITAFKSMSSPSNATVEGDGDIKQTLDDSDSEENSEHGKRSSDQVPLDPKIKTTVGSNVLTEGHSSPSSHDEEHASFSEEEEQRSVTDEGSSDYNTEGNEGEAGTDEEQQSAILDELTAYEQDILLLDVMQEDPELFENLPEKSLLNLGPVRDTAPPKKSLTSTIKISAKTDRSPLVFEQRLTPVTVNLHDDAIDLTENSESRPWRPRRSTMPTRNQNPCPVTAGRSRHVGQSDRNNSTIDGSLESNFGHPIQTVSFSHSTPLVTALGTGPCRKNSANGPDFRRLKSSDYCRQYFSESLSCGFKMCRFQHLPAEGDEKFCVDMVAKFTQNPACLQKAGAVFTGYYQNNPPGVYFSMPVLLSLLQALLKAGMVSNVFSVLRVSLAHNIVSGHEFLLAVFNYVRDKGLVSFIPELMQLTFKMASVGLELSLDCIDNVKNTPMFQQTAHQNAHVAFVDNHNSYSLSASTPSPEFLNLLHGIVEIELCAKQENWKRMGEVYRSICQSSQHPNQVERISGRIAIALLSEGKDKVSLPFAAFAETVRQNESEESPVKSFVGRIGVSLMLRYYKNHHWSKGRRVVEVMSILKVDFTMLKSLFGNEDGASRCHLITVATELFLMSGSVEGALNTLREHNWFLSSCSWPCDPADLESRTNVLRGLAGKTSYRDTLEVLCNLPGVKEPNDLVDVSGYSPLFTSHLQVCVERQILPVASDTVDFMLCKKLAVDHSLLQTLLEKLGRQNQWLRAREIFKCSLSVGYYPGVSASPGLMALIVPCQLGEVEFALTLEMFVALNASAILPLSDSTTSSLSITLQRTQSCEGEYISAGNRLLSAACLPQPKLTIHYTAVNSSQEQVFRLEVSSARRWLRHNHLWASEMWTNRHKCLNPN, from the exons ATGCCCTCTCCGCTAAAAGTGGCCGCAAGAAAGGCAACGGGAAGACACAAATTGTGTAAATCTAGCACTCACGGAGGATGCAGTTTTAGACCAGGTAGGAGTAAAGGCATGTTTAGCAGCATAGGAGGGAGAGATGGACAAAGCTCAGTCAAGGCCGAACCCGGGGGTCGCAATCGGGGTTCTGCTGCTGCTCTCGGGGGACAAGTGTCAGCAGGGACGCCGCCAGAACCCAGAAGACCATCAA actttattcCGAATACACATCTGAACCCATCTGGACTGGCATGTTCAAACAAGTGTTTAAGAAGATCCGAATGTCAATACAGTTCCCCACAGCAGAAGAACTTGGGTAACCAAGTGCCTAAAAGCTCTAGCCCAGTCTCGGCGTCATCTCCTGCTGGGTATAAGGTCTATG caaaatgtgatGTATCCAGTGACAACTGTGGCTACATTTTACCGGGTGATCTCAAGAACAAGAAGATGCGTTGCTTCAAACAGGAAATGGAAGCCGGATTTCGAATTTGGCCCAGTTGTTCAGGGCATAACGAGCATGATGGTGAGCAAGGTGCTGAGGTTAAAAATAGCACTAGCATTTCCAGTGTGCAGAGTGTAAATAGCATCTGTCAGGCTGAAAGTCTGACGGAACAACACAAACACCCGGAAGAAGGCACAGACCCAGAGGCCTTAACGAATCCTTCCAAGCGATTGTACAACGGCTGGATGGATGTGGACACCACAGCTCTTACTTCTGTCTTGAAAGATAAACATACAGATGAACAAGAGATTAGGACTGGGGTGTTGGACCAAGATCATCCGGAAGTTCCTGGACTTGGATCTGGCCTGATTGGTTCGGACATTTGCAGAGACAAAAGAATAAAGCTTGGGGATGGAGCTGAGTGCAGCAGAGCTTGTAGCTTTGTCTTAAGAGAAATCGGTGTAATCAGCAAACCTGATCTACCTGGACATCCCACAGAAACTAATATGCAGCACATGTCACCAGATCTGTTCAGTGAGAGTGATGAAGATAACACGGACGAACCAGAGTCTTTCACTTGCCAGAGAGTAAAGCCGTATTTTAGGAAGCTACCTGGTTCATGTGCACGAACTTACATGGCCTGGCCTTTTTCAAATAGTCAACCGAGGTGTAAAGCTGACGCTTCTGTCCCAGCCTTTTCAGGAACATCTGCAGGTTTATCACCAAGGAGCACCAGTGACTCCATAACAGAGAATCAAGATCTGCCTACTTTATCCACCGGGGaaaattacaacaaactttCAGATGCATCGTTGGTGAAGCAAGTTAACTCATCACGTGAAAACAGGAAAGTCTCAGAATCGGTCCAAACAAACCGGAAGACAGCGGAGCTCTCTGTGCAGTCTGAAGGATCTGTAGCCCATCTTCGTTCCAATTCCGTTTCATTCACAGGTTCAGGTCAGCATGGTAAGGAGTCTGCCATTGAGACTGGATCAAGCTCAACTTTTCCATTCAGCTGCTCTGAAACAGGCAGTTCCACATCCACTACTACCCACTCGGTGCTCAGCCTGAGTGCCTGGGAAACGGGCTCTGCTTTGTCTAATTTGTCTGATCCATCCACACACGATGCTCCACGAAGCCTGTCTGGCAAACTGTCCTCCGTGCCACCTTCATCGTTCCTATCAAGAAAAATCATAAACCCTGACCCCGACCATTCACTTGTATCCTCTATCAGCCTCCGTCAAAACCTGAAGAAGAACAATGAATGTCTCCTAAAAAGGAGCCCACCTATGCTGGAACCATTTGATGCAAGTCCATTTAAAACTAACTGTTTTTTATTGTGCAACATTACCAGAGACAAACATGTGGACACCGAGTCTGGTGAGTTTTTGCTTCCACCGGTACTCTCCCCTGTCACTTCACCCTATAGACGCATTGTAGGAAGAGCCTTATTCCAAAGCCTGAGCAGTTCTGAACATACGTGGAAGGCTTTGAACAAAGACAAAACTCCACCTGAGTTTTACTTGGCTCAAGTGGTTAAAGGCAACATTGAGACCTCCAGGAATTTTCCAGAACACCCCAGAAAAGAAGTGGAAAGTGATATAATATATCTCAGTACTCCGACTGACATCACTGCATTCAAATCAATGTCTTCTCCCAGCAACGCCACAGTGGAGGGTGATGGGGATATAAAGCAAACCTTGGATGACTCTGATTCTGAGGAAAACAGTGAGCATGGTAAAAGAAGCTCAGATCAAGTTCCCCTGGATcctaaaataaagaccactgtTGGTTCAAATGTTCTGACCGAAGGCCACTCCTCTCCCAGCAGCCATGATGAAGAGCACGCATCCTTTAGTGAGGAGGAAGAGCAGAGATCTGTTACAGATGAGGGATCAAGCGATTACAACACAGAAGGCAATGAAGGAGAAGCAGGGACAGACGAAGAACAacagtcggccattttggacgAGTTAACAGCTTATGAACAGGATATCTTGCTTCTTGATGTTATGCAGGAGGATCCAGAACTGTTTGAAAATCTGCCCGAGAAGAGCCTGCTGAACCTGGGCCCGGTCAGGGACACAGCGCCTCCTAAAAAGAGCCTAACTTCAACAATAAAAATTTCAGCAAAGACTGATCGATCCCCTTTAGTGTTTGAACAAAG atTGACACCAGTTACAGTAAACCTTCATGATGACGCCATTGATCTTACAG AGAATAGTGAAAGCAGGCCATGGAGACCTCGGCGTAGCACCATGCCTACCAGAAATCAGAACCCCTGCCCTGTCACAGCCGGCCGAAGCAGACATGTG GGCCAATCTGATAGAAACAACAGTACAATAGATGGCAGCCTGGAaag tAATTTTGGTCACCCCATCCAGACAGTGAGCTTCTCCCACAGCACCCCCCTAGTTACGGCCTTAGGAACTG GACCATGTAGGAAAAACTCAGCAAACGGGCCAGATTTTAGACGACTGAAATCCAGCGAT TACTGCAGACAGTACTTCAGTGAATCGCTGTCCTGCGGCTTCAAAATGTGTCGCTTCCAACATCTGCCAGCGGAGGGGGACGAGAAG TTCTGTGTTGACATGGTGGCGAAGTTCACCCAAAATCCAGCATGCCTCCAGAAGGCGG GAGCTGTGTTTACAGGATACTACCAGAACAACCCACCAGGAGTGTATTTCTCCATGCCTGTGCTCCTGTCCCTCCTTCAGGCTCTGCTTAAAGCTGGCATGGTGTCCAATGTCTTCTCAGTCCTTCGCGTCAGCTTGGCTCACAATATAGTG TCTGGCCATGAGTTCCTGCTGGCTGTTTTTAACTACGTAAGAGACAAGGGTCTCGTGAGCTTCATACCAGAACTAATGCAACTCACATTCAAG ATGGCCAGCGTTGGTTTGGAGCTGAGCTTGGACTGCATCGACAATGTGAAAAACACTCCCATGTTCCAGCAGACGGCTCATCAGAATGCACATGTTGCTTTTGTTGACAACCACAA TTCATATAGCTTGTCTGCCAGCACACCTAGTCCTGAGTTCCTGAATTTATTGCATGGGATTGTTGAAATAGag CTCTGTGCCAAGCAAGAGAACTGGAAACGGATGGGAGAGGTGTATAGGTCCATCTGCCAGTCCAGCCAACACCCCAACCAAGTGGAGCGCATCAGTGGTCGCATTGCTATAGCTCTGCTGTCTGAGGGCAAAGACAAGGTGTCACTGCCCTTTGCTGCTTTCGCTGAGACAG TGCGTCAGAATGAAAGTGAGGAGAGCCCGGTTAAGAGTTTTGTGGGCAGGATCGGAGTCTCTTTGATGTTAAGATACTACAAAAATCATCATTGGTCTAAG GGCCGCAGGGTGGTGGAGGTGATGTCCATTTTAAAAGTCGACTTCACAATGCTGAAGAGTTTATTTGGGAACGAGGATGGAGCGTCACGCTGCCACCTGATCACTGTGGCCACAGAACTTTTCCTCATGAGTGGAAGTGTGGAAGGAGCTCTAAACACACTGCGAG AACACAACTGGTTCCTCAGTTCGTGCTCGTGGCCATGTGACCCTGCTGATCTGGAGAGCAGGACTAATGTGCTGAGGGGCTTGGCTGGGAAAACGTCTTATCGGGACACGTTGGAGGTGCTCTGTAACCTGCCAGGAGTGAAGGAACCCAACG ACTTGGTAGACGTCTCCGGGTACAGTCCTCTGTTTACGTCTCACCTCCAAGTGTGTGTGGAGAGACAGATTCTGCCTGTAGCATCAGACACGGTGGACTTCATGCTGTGTAAAAAGCTGGCTGTTGATCACTCACTGCTGCAGACGCTGCTCGAGAAACTGGGTAGACAAAACCAATGGCTGCGGGCGCGAGAGatctttaaat GCTCTCTGAGTGTTGGCTACTATCCTGGAGTATCTGCATCCCCTGGTTTGATGGCACTGATCGTGCCCTGTCAGCTTGGAGAGGTGGAGTTTGCTCTCACCTTGGAGATGTTTGTTGCCCTCAATGCATCGGCCATTCTTCCTCTTTCAGACTCCACCACTTCTTCTCTCAGCATCACCCTGCAAAG GACTCAAAGCTGTGAGGGGGAGTACATCTCAGCGGGTAACCGGCTTCTCTCTGCAGCCTGCCTTCCTCAGCCCAAACTCACCATCCACTACACGGCGGTTAACTCCTCCCAGGAGCAGGTGTTTAGGCTGGAGGTTTCCAGCGCACGCCGCTGGCTCCGACACAACCACTTATGGGCCAGTGAGATGTGGACCAACCGACATAAATGTTTAAACCCCAACTGA